aaaaaggtacaagaGCTATAAACAAAGAAGATGGCTGGAACGGGGTGCTGGGGTggtgaggccagggctggggcagctgcTGTGGAACCCCTGCTACCCTCGGGTCCCTGTGTCCCCTCCAAGGCCCACCTTGCTCTATTAGCGCCTCTTCCCTACTTCCCAGCGAGGGGACACCGGTAAACCCATGGCTCTTCCTCCTGGCCTTGTCGGCGTGAAGCCTGCTGTGCCAAACTGTGGTGCCCCAGGTGGCAAAAGGCAGAACCCCGGAAGAGAGGGTATGTGGGATATGCTGGagtctccctccctgcctgggatACTTccagggggagaagggaagacCCCACACTGCTGGGGCCTCCAGGGCAGGACTGACCTGACATTTCTGCTGTGGCTGACCCGGCCGGGGCTGAAGCCTGCAGCCACCTGAAAGGAAGATAGTGATAGTCAAGGAGAGGCCGGCATGGTGCTCACACCCGTGACCCCAGCacttgaggggctgaggcaggagatggcttgaagccaggagttcaagattcaAGACTggactgggcaacacagcaagaccgcatctctataaaaaatagaaaaattagctgggcatggtggtgcacacttgtagtcccagctactcaggaggctgaggcaggaggatcactcgagcccaggagtttgatgctgcagtgggccatgatgacactactgcactgcGGTCTGGGGGGACTTCCCTTATCCGAGGGATGACCCCATACTCAGCTGCAGGCCACAGCCGCATTGGGTGGGGTGCTAACCACCAGATTACCCGCTGTGATAGAAAAGCCCCTAACAGCCCAACGCACAGGGCTCTCACCAGAAACACCAGCCCAGCTCAGCGTCAGGCTCAGACGGCGCCATGGGCAATGTGTGACAGCAGTCAGTGGTCACCTCACCTGAGAGCCCGAGGGTGCCATCAGTGCTGGCAAGAAAGCCGTGCCatggctccctcccacccactgcTCTCTGTCTCaaggctgcccccaccccaacttCTGGCTCCAGGTGCCCCCGACTGCTGCGAGGCACGACTTCCCAGTTAGTGACTCAGAATCAGGTTCAAACTcattgctgtgtgacctcagcaaGTGACACCTCCTCTCTGGGCCACAGTTCTCACCCGTGAACACTGTAGGGCCAAGGACCCGATTGTAATCCAAGGCACCTAAGCCCTCCTGAGGGAACCCCTTGAGCTCATGCCACCCAGTGGCCTACCCAGGCCACCTTGGATGTGCAAAACTGAGAAGGTCCAGCTGGTTTTGGGGGGCCTGGTAGGTGGACCTGCCGCCTCAGGGAGCAGCTCAGTGCCTGCCCTGGCCAGCAGGCTCTGACCAGTCCCCAGAGCCTGGCCAGGAGCAGCAGAGAGGACCTGCCTCTCCCCAGTCCAGCAAGGAGGTGCCTGAAATGCTGAGCTCCCAAGGGCACCCCACCCTGGTGACGCCAGCTGGGCTGCCCTTTGGCTGCCCCAGGTcgctccctcctccctggccgCCTGCCCAATGCCTCTATGgttccctcccacacacacagcAGGGTCCCTCTGGTCAGCCTGGTGGGCTGGCGCCAACCCCAATATCCTATGTGCCACACAGGCTCCTGGGCAGaacccctgcctgtctcccctgtccctcccagccTGGGGGCTCAGGTCAGCCCAGACGTGGGGCTGTGCAGCACCCCAGTGGTCAGGCAATGGGCGCTTGCCAGATGGACCCACGGGCCCTGCTTGGAGTCCCCTACAAACCACTACTTCCAGGCCTAACCACCTTGTCACCGATTCCTGTCAGCCCTGGctccaagggagccttctggtcAGCTGGCTGCAGCCAGGCTAGACCACACCCCAGTGTTGGGCGCACCTGGGCCAGGCACAACAGGTTCGCTGGAACCTTCCAAACTCCACCACTCAGGTGAGCCCGACGGCACTCAGCTCAGAGGTGCCCTCCCTTCACAaccccccccactcccccctcaTCTCCAGCCATGGGCACACCCCATTGACCTCGTGACCCACTGCCAGGGCCCTGAGCCTCTGTCCATAGACACCTGCTTGGTTTTTGGTAGTTTATTTTCACAGGTCAGAGCTGTTTGCTCACACAAGACACAAAGGAGACACAACTGCAGCTGAGGGCTCAGGGGCCGGACCCGTCATGGTCAGTGCAGGGAACGCGCATTCCAGATAGGCAGGAGCCCAGGCACTCTCCGGGACAGGGCCGGAGGATGTGCACAGTGCAGGCGGCAAGTGTCCTTACAATCCACAGACAGGAGCACGGGCCCCATGGCGGCCTAGATGATGGCTAGCAGAGAGAATGTTCCAGAAGCAGGAAGGCATTGATTGGCCTAAGTGTCGGGGTCCAGCTGGCGGCACTGGTCCTCCAGCACGCCGCGGAACACCTGGAAGCGGTGGTTGAGGTCAGGCTGCGTGTGGATGCGGAAGCGGGTGCCCAGGGCACCGTCGGGTGAGGGCGCCCCATAGAAGACCCGCAGGATGCGGGAGTGCACCAGGGCCATGgcacacatggcacagggctctcGGGTGACGTAGAGGTCGTAGCCAGTGCACACGTAGGGGAGGCCATCCTCGTCCTCATCCTCATCCAGCTTGCGCACGGTGCCCACCCGCAAAGCCTGCGAGGCAGCTGCTGGCGTGAAGGAGCAGGCAGGGAAGGGCCTGAAGTCATAGGTGCCCCGGCCCTGGCCTCGGGCCACGAGGTCCACACACACCATGACGGCATGCAGCAGGGGGCTGGCCGCGTGGCTGCAGTCGTGGCCCGTGGCCAGCACACGGCCTGAGGCCGGGTCCACCACCACAGCCCCCACGGCCCTCAGGCCCTGCACAGCCGCCCGCTGCGCCGCCTGCACAGCCCGCGCCATGTGGCTCTGCATGATGGCCCGCTCCTGTGCTGAGAAGAGCCTTCCGGCCAGGGCACTGGTCACCTGCTTGTCCTCATGGAAGGACGTGGGCCAGTGGGCCCGAGCCTTCTCAAACTGGCCCCTGGTCAGAGGCGGCCGGGCAGGGACAGGCACCAGGAAGGGCTGCCCCAGGCCGCGGGGGTCCACAGCCGGCCACGGGAGGAGCTCAGCCAGCGAGCGCGTGCCTGTGGCCGGATCCGCCAGGCACAGCAGCATCTCCAGTGTGTGGGGGCCGCTGGCATCCCGGCTGGGTCGCACCCGCTtgaggtgaggctgggcaggaaGCGGGTAAACAGCCGACACCTCCTTGAGGAGGCGCGAAGTCTCGCGTTTGTCCAGGACAGGCGCGGCATAGGCCAGCACCAGCTCCACATCCCCCGACTGCTGCTCCGACAGGACAGGGAGGACTTGCCACGGCGCTGGCTCACGCTCTGGGCTCCCAGCCTTCTCGTGCTCTTGCTGCTCTGCGACGCCCCGGGCGGGCTCCATCCTTGGTGGGCTGACTGTGGGAGAGAGATCGGAGCACAGCACCATCTGTCAGTGGCAGGAGGCCGGGTCTGTCCCAATGGAACGTGGCTCCCCGAAGCTGAGCACGCTGCATCTGGGGCTTGTGCGAGCTCCAGCCCAGGTGAACTGCATCACTGGCCACTCTCTCTCGTCCTGCTAGCTCCTGGGCTGCATGGAGTTTAAACTgtcattggtttttaaaatggagatgTAATTCACCGTAAGATATGTCATTTTTTACTGTGCAGTTCAGTAGCTCTTAGTAAGCTTGAAGCTGTGGTGACCAACATCAAATTCCAGAACATCTTCATCACCCCCAAGATGAGACTTGTGTCACCACCCCCACACacctcagccccaggcaaccactgatatgCACCTCTGGAGTGGAGTCAGAGATTGGAAGCACGAGATGCAGACACGCTGTGTCTGGTTTCAAGATGAAAtggccacatggcaaggaactgagagGGGACCACGGCCACGAAGGCTCCAGGGACCTCAGTCTCATGGCAGCGGGGAACTGCATTCTGCCCACAGCCCGCATGAGTGAGAAGCGGATCCCTCCCTAGTCGGGCTCTGGATAAGAATGCAGCCTGGGCCCACTCCTGGCTCCCAGAGGACCCAGCCACACTACATTCTGGCCTGACCTACAGAGCCACGAGCTGACAGGCAGGGTTCCCTGGCTCTCAGCTAGATTTGGGATAGTTTGCTATGTGGCAACCAGAAAACACACATACAAGGTTTGGGGGACAAGGGGCTACTTGCCAGGACAGCATGCAGACCAGCATTAATGCTGAACATCCATCCCAGGTTGCTTCTGTGAAAggctccccagcctggcctgcaAAGGCTGCACAGAAGGCCACACAGCGAAAGCCTGGCCCACAGCCCGTCCTCCCCAAGGGTCCCCACCTCCTCAGTCACAGCAGAGGGCTTGGTGGAAACAGGGCTGCTGGGATGTGGGCCCAGGCCTGAGGGCAGCCGCTAGGAGCTGAGGGAGCACCCCAGTGGGCTAGCCTGGGAACACCACCCACTGCTGATGCACCCTGCCTGCGGAGCTCTGTGCCGAGCACCTACTCCTGAGACTTCAAGGCCAGGTGTGACCAGCACGGTTACCATCCCCATCCCACAGAAGAGGAAAGTGATGTCCTGTGATCACTCTGCTGGTAAGGGCAGGGCTGGTGGGTCCCTGGGCCCCCAGGAGAGCCTACCCTCAGTGGACAGAGTacaggggcagagagggaggcgCCTGGGATGGCAAGCTTGTGGGGACAGGCAGCCTTGCAGGAGGCCTCAGACAGGGACCCTGAAGCACGGCACTTCCAGCCCCCTCCGTGCTGCGCGAAAGCCACCACTCAGCTGGCCAGACACTCCCTATCAGCCTGTCTTGGCCTGACCCCAACAAGGTGGAACCTGGGCCATGGCCAGGGCTGGGACAGCCACATGGTCACACAGCCACACCCCACTGAAAGAGAAGAGCTTGCAGGGCTGCGTCCCCATCTGAGGAGCTGGGCACAGGGACTGCCCTGCCTCACTAACAGGACAGGCTCTGGCCTCAACTGTGCAAACGATGAGAGCCCTCCCTGAGTCACCAAACCTGCGGGTGGTCTTGGGACCCCCCCAGTACTGTCCACGTGACAT
This portion of the Microcebus murinus isolate Inina chromosome 27, M.murinus_Inina_mat1.0, whole genome shotgun sequence genome encodes:
- the ADAT3 gene encoding putative inactive tRNA-specific adenosine deaminase-like protein 3 encodes the protein MVLCSDLSPTVSPPRMEPARGVAEQQEHEKAGSPEREPAPWQVLPVLSEQQSGDVELVLAYAAPVLDKRETSRLLKEVSAVYPLPAQPHLKRVRPSRDASGPHTLEMLLCLADPATGTRSLAELLPWPAVDPRGLGQPFLVPVPARPPLTRGQFEKARAHWPTSFHEDKQVTSALAGRLFSAQERAIMQSHMARAVQAAQRAAVQGLRAVGAVVVDPASGRVLATGHDCSHAASPLLHAVMVCVDLVARGQGRGTYDFRPFPACSFTPAAASQALRVGTVRKLDEDEDEDGLPYVCTGYDLYVTREPCAMCAMALVHSRILRVFYGAPSPDGALGTRFRIHTQPDLNHRFQVFRGVLEDQCRQLDPDT